The proteins below come from a single Zea mays cultivar B73 chromosome 8, Zm-B73-REFERENCE-NAM-5.0, whole genome shotgun sequence genomic window:
- the LOC103635982 gene encoding zinc finger BED domain-containing protein RICESLEEPER 2 isoform X1, with protein sequence MERVSSAPEMDDVISTDQSSRSTKRRAKVWDYVDSELVDGKEKAICKYCKAHLSSVAGKGTTHLNRHISTYCHAISQEERQRFLATQKTKPDEAHVFDPVVFRGLIAKYFLSAEISFRKCEDPSWKEMINYCQPSFRLVGRQTVRSDCILLYEEEKLQLMDQFTKLKSHVSLTADLWSSNQNLGYLGVTAHFISEDFDLHKKIIAFKKISFPHTSYAVQDGITSCLLEWGLVGDLFTLTLDNASVNNRAMKDMRDALGSQMFFSGEHLHVRCSSHVLNIMVQAGLKVVPNAIGSVRDIIKVVTSTPSRLQIFNSIVQALGLKSKSGLILDVPHRWNATYDMLNEALKYKAALNRYATEQHHECPTEEDWSKAEALHGFLQEFSDATKAFSADRHPTAHLFLKLLLVIRGVLLDVTWNSNELINEMANVMYAKFQKYWENPNIVLLIAAVLDPSMKTEFVKFYFYTVGDNVDVKMRELKRYLKKYYLEYEKIMRSPSLPVFIPHEDQMRSETFTSSPLCGKRRVEHAFAQFASQNMDARPERTEMDTYLEDPRILVKPDENFNVLGWWKKNIDAYPILSLMARDFLAIPVSTVSSESAFSAAGRILGKNRTSLSPETLEALVCAKDWLIGFNDEEEGEPMTGKRMFDSDDEEDDWEI encoded by the exons ATGGAGAGGGTTTCATCAGCTCCAGAAATGGATGATGTTATTTCAACTGATCAGTCAAGCAGATCAACAAAAAGAAGGGCTAAAGTTTGGGATTATGTTGATTCAGAGCTAGTAGATGGGAAAGAGAAGGCGATCTGCAAATACTGTAAGGCCCACTTATCTTCTGTTGCGGGTAAAGGTACAACTCATCTGAATAGGCACATTTCTACGTATTGCCATGCAATTTCACAAGAAGAGAGACAAAGGTTCTTAGCGACCCAAAAAACAAAACCTGATGAGGCTCATGTTTTCGACCCTGTAGTCTTTCGAGGTCTAATAGCCAAGTACTTCCTTAGCGCAGAGATTTCATTTCGAAAGTGTGAAGATCCATCCTGGAAAGAAATGATAAATTACTGCCAACCATCTTTTCGATTAGTCGGTCGACAGACTGTCCGTTCAGATTGcattttgttgtatgaagaggagAAGTTGCAATTGATGGACCAATTTACGAAGTTGAAATCCCATGTTAGTTTGACTGCCGATCTTTGGTCCTCTAACCAAAACCTTGGCTATCTTGGTGTAACAGCACATTTCATTAGTGAAGACTTTGATTTGCACAAAAAGATCATTGCATTCAAGAAAATTTCCTTCCCTCATACATCTTATGCTGTGCAAGATGGTATTACCTCTTGTTTGCTAGAGTGGGGATTGGTTGGGGATTTGTTTACTCTAACATTGGATAATGCTAGTGTAAACAATAGAGCAATGAAAGATATGCGAGATGCATTGGGTAGTCAGATGTTTTTTAGTGGTGAACACCTCCATGTGAGATGTTCTTCTCATGTGCTCAATATCATGGTTCAAGCTGGACTGAAAGTCGTTCCAAATGCAATCGGGAGCGTGAGGGATATTATCAAGGTCGTGACATCTACACCATCTCGTTTGCAGATCTTCAATTCTATTGTTCAAGCATTGGGTCTTAAAAGTAAATCAGGGCTGATTCTTGATGTTCCACATCGTTGGAATGCAACCTATGATATGTTAAATGAAGCACTAAAATATAAGGCTGCTCTTAATAGGTATGCAACAGAGCAACATCATGAATGTCCCACTGAAGAAGATTGGTCAAAGGCAGAAGCTCTTCATGGTTTTCTACAAGAGTTTAGTGATGCAACCAAAGCATTCTCAGCGGATAGACATCCCACAGCTCATCTTTTTCTCAAGTTGTTGCTCGTTATCCGAGGTGTGCTGCTTGATGTGACTTGGAACTCAAATGAACTCATTAATGAGATGGCAAATGTTATGTATGCTAAGTTCCAAAAATATTGGGAAAATCCTAATATTGTGTTGCTCATAGCTGCTGTTCTAGATCCATCAATGAAGACCGAATTTGTCAAGTTTTATTTCTACACAGTTGGTGATAATGTTGATGTGAAGATGAGGGAGCTCAAAAGGTACTTGAAGAAATATTACCTAGAGTATGAGAAAATCATGAGGAGTCCTAGTTTGCCTGTCTTTATTCCTCATGAGGATCAGATGAGAAGTGAGACTTTTACTTCTTCACCTCTCTGCGGTAAAAGAAGGGTGGAACATGCATTTGCTCAATTTGCATCTCAAAATATGGATGCCCGTCCAGAGCGAACAGAAATGGATACTTACTTGGAGGACCCTAGGATCCTTGTCAAGCCGGATGAAAACTTCAATGTTTTAGGATGGTGGAAGAAAAACATAGATGCCTATCCAATATTGTCTTTGATGGCTAGAGATTTTTTGGCTATTCCTGTGAGTACGGTATCCTCAGAATCTGCCTTTAGTGCAGCTGGTAGAATTCTTGGAAAAAATAGGACATCACTATCTCCTGAAACACTTGAAGCTTTAGTCTGTGCCAAAGACTGGTTGATTGGATTCAATGATGAAGAAGAAG GTGAACCAATGACAGGAAAGCGAATGTTTGATTcagatgatgaagaagatgatTGGGAAATTTGA
- the LOC103635982 gene encoding uncharacterized protein isoform X2: MERVSSAPEMDDVISTDQSSRSTKRRAKVWDYVDSELVDGKEKAICKYSGRILGKNRTSLSPETLEALVCAKDWLIGFNDEEEGEPMTGKRMFDSDDEEDDWEI, translated from the exons ATGGAGAGGGTTTCATCAGCTCCAGAAATGGATGATGTTATTTCAACTGATCAGTCAAGCAGATCAACAAAAAGAAGGGCTAAAGTTTGGGATTATGTTGATTCAGAGCTAGTAGATGGGAAAGAGAAGGCGATCTGCAAATACT CTGGTAGAATTCTTGGAAAAAATAGGACATCACTATCTCCTGAAACACTTGAAGCTTTAGTCTGTGCCAAAGACTGGTTGATTGGATTCAATGATGAAGAAGAAG GTGAACCAATGACAGGAAAGCGAATGTTTGATTcagatgatgaagaagatgatTGGGAAATTTGA